A region of the Neochlamydia sp. AcF84 genome:
AAAGGGGAAGAATTTCTGTTAGGAACGGCTTTTTGCTGTCACCAGTTTTTTGTTTTCACTAATCGCCCACAAAGGGAGAAGTAAAAGAACAGCTATTATACAAGAAATTCCTAAGCACCAAAAAAAGCCATCCCATCCCATTTCCTGAGTAACCTTGCCAAGAGGATAGCCTGCAACAGCAGCTCCCATATAGGCAAATGTGCCTGCAAACCCGGTAGAAGAAGCTGCAGCCTTCTTATGAGAAAGCTCAGCGCATGCTACCCCAATCAACATCTGCGGGCCAAAGATAGCAAAACCTATTGTAAACATGGCTGCTGAATCTACTAAAGGATAACCTGCGGGGACAAACCAAAAGAAAGCAATGGCAATAAACATAAGTACAGCAAAAAGCACATTAACAGGTCCTCTCTTAGCAGAGAAAAAATAGTCAGAGGCCCACCCTGCTGCTAAGCTGCCAAAAAAACCACCCACTTCGAATAAGGAGACACAGCCATTGGCACTCAGCTGATTATACCCTTTGGTTTCTATCAAATAAAGGGCAGTCCAATCATTAATCCCTGTACGAACAAAATAGACAAAAAAATAAGAAATAGCTAGCATCCAAATGTATTTATTTTTTAAAACATACTCCACTAAAACTTCACGCGCTGAGAGCTGTTCATCCTCTGCTTGGCTACCATTCCCGGAATAATCGTTGCGAAATTTTTCTATAGGAGGTAGCCCTAAAGATTGAGGAGTATCCCTTAAGCGATTAATTAAATAAAAACCTCCTAGAATACAAATCATTCCTGGCACATACATGGCGGCTCGCCAACCACCAAAATAATATGCGCAAAATCCTACAATCCAAGGGATTAAAAAAGCGCCTACATTGTGAGAAACGTTCCAGGTCGACCACCATGAGCCTCTTTCTGATTGAGAATACCAATGAGTTAAAAAACGTGCACATGGCGGCCAACCAAAACCTTGAAACCATCCGTTTAGCCCCCAAAAAATGGCAAACAAGAAGAGGTTAGAAGATAAACCAAATAAAATATTAATTATGCCTGTAATAATAAGGCCAAAAGCCATAAAGTAACGAGCATTTGAGCGATCGGAAATAATGCCACTGGCAAATTTGCTAAAGCCATAGGTAATGGAAAAAATACTTGCTAAAATTCCTAGCTGGCTTTTGTCGAATCCTAATTCAGCAATAATGCCAGGCATCGCAAAAGTGAAGCTTTTACGGGTAAAATAATAAAAAGCATAGCCTATAAACATGGAATATAAAATTCGTATACGCCAATAATTATAAAGATGCTTAACTTTTTCTTGATCTTGAATTTCCGGTAGATAGGGTGCAGGCCTTAATAATCTAAGCAACCAATTCACGCAATGCTCCTAAAAATTTAAATGATTTTTTGAAATTTTCACTGTTTTGATAGATAAGGATTCTTATAACGGGGGGATCAATTTTACACAAGCGCAACATTTTATCAGCAGCTACGCTATTAATCCAATTAAAAATTTAGTTAACAATAAATTAGGTTGACCTTAGCTGCCAGATATGCTAGAAATGCAGCTCATAAAATTAAATTCTACCATCTAGAATTTTTAAGAATAAATAATAATGATAAAAATTACCTTAAATCCGCATGAGAGCCCAATCGTTAGCATTTTTGACCAAGAAACCATAATTATTGGTTCAGGTACAGGATCTATGAAAGCTGATCTAATTCTAGCTGATGCGGCTATACAACCTATTCATATAAAAATTGTACACAAAGGGCAGCAATGCCAAGTGATCAATTATGCAAATGACCCTTTTGCAACTTTAAATGATGTGCCTTTTGGTAAAAAAAGTATAAAAGATAGTGGCATCTTACAGGTTGGGAGCCATCTTATTCAGATAGAACTCAAGTATGTAGAATCTGTAAAAGAGGATGATAAGACACTTTCTTCTATAAATGAGCCTTTAAATGTTACGCTAGAAGGGCTACTTGAATGGCAAGCTTTGGAAAGAAAGCTCCCCCTTCCCCCTTCTTCTATCTCTGAAAACTCTTTAAAAAGCTCAAACTTTATCTCTAATCCTTCCCCTATGTCCCCTCAGGAGAGTAGCAAATTTCCTCTTCAAGAAGAGGTTAGCTTGTTGGAGCAGAAAAAATGGGCAAAGAGCCAGCTTGAAGAAAGGGAATTAGAAGATTTAATGCATGAAATTGAGCAATTTGGAATCAAACACTTTAAAGAAGAGAGCTTGTCTACCTATTTAGCTAGTGAAAATGATAGCTCTTCCCTCTTTTTGCAAGAAGATACAGTCGATCACTTTCCTACTCTCCCCACCATGCTTGCGCCAAAAAGCCGCCCTGAATATCAAGTAGGTGAATTTGACGATGAGGGCGAAACTTGGAATACAGAAAAAGAAGAAGCAGCGGTTACAGGGGTAAAAATTGAAGAGACAAAAAATCTCATTGATTGGAAATTTCTTACGACTCTTGTAATGACTCTTTTATTTATCCTTGGACTTGTCGCTGGCGCTCTTTATTTTAATATCAGTGCCAAAAATGAAATAGAAGAAATGAAAGCTGCAGAAGGTGTGGCTGATATAGCTATGGCGCTTAAATATGCTCAAATACATTATATTAAGCCTCAAAAAAAGAATTGGTCCGATCCAGAATTTATCAAGAAGAGCCTTGCTCAAGTCATTCCTCATGACTACCCCTCCTTAACAAACATCGATCAGCATGGGCATTTGAATGAAACCTCTTACTCTTTAAGGATTTATACGAGTACCGATTTTTCGCAATTTCTCGTTATCGCGCAACCAGCACCTAGTGTCCTTCAATCATTAATTCCTAAAACTGCTATTGTCATCGATTCTAAGCTCATGCAATTGCGGAAAGTTGCTGACATGAAAACTCTTAATCGTTTATTGGTAAATTCCAATAATTTAGATAATTCTAATGCGGTGGAAGTAACAAATCTTGTGAAACAGGGTAAGCTAATTCTTTTAAGCACACTGGCTCAAAAACGTAAAGCCCCAGACTTCTCTCCCCCTAAAGCTCTCATCCTGCTTCGTCCTGGGGCAGAAAATTATATTTACAATGCACCTCGCTATTACCAATTAGGCGAAACGATCATCAAGCGTGCTATCCAATTGATGCAAACACCAGGTAATGTGCATGAATTATCCCGCTTAAAGCAAGAAATAAGCCTTCTATCAAAGATGTCAAATATGGTGCTTTATTTTTCGGACGGGATTCAACTTACCTTGGAAGCTCAAAAAGCCATTGCAGCTTTTACTTCTCCTGGGAGCTTTTTGACGGCCTACTTAAAATTTAATCCTGAGGGCATGATCCTAAGTAGCCATCTTATCATTGATGATGAAAGCTCACCTAAAACTTTTAACGATTCGTCAAAAGTTGCTAGCTCTACCTTGCCTGCTGATCATGAATTTTTGGTAGAGCTGGACTCTAACAACCCCCATGCTCTTTCCTTAAACATTCATCCTTTGTTAGCAAAATTAAAATATTTGCGCCAATCACGCGAGGAAGTGCTTACCCCTCTTAAAAATCAAATGATCAATCTTATAAAAGAAAATAGTGAGCATCCCACGGAAGAATTTGAAAAAAAAGCTAAAGATTTATTTCAAAAATATTACACCTTAGAGCTAGAACAAAGACATCATCTGATTCAATCCATCCTTCAATTGACAGAAGAATATCCATTAATGCCCGTTAAAGAATTCAAAAGCTATCTAGAAAAGGCGGGCTTAAGCCATTTAAAGCTTAATGCCATTCATCATGATCATCAAGCCCTTTTGCAAAAATATAGAGAAAAAATAAAACAAGCGGAAAACATGAACGAACTTGCTACCTTAGTCGATGCTGTTACCTCTTGGCTCGTTATAAAAAACTTTAGCGATCTTGACGAGTTAGAAATGGATCAAAAAATCATCAAAAACACCCTAATCTCTCAACTAAATTTCCTGCTTTTTTCCTCCCATCCTCGGCCTTTGTCTTTGCTAAATAATGAAGAACAGGCAGCGGCACTATTTAAAGTTTTAAAATTTTGTACTTTAGACACCTCTGATGATGAAAAATATTATATGGATGAGCTTGAAAAGTTAAAAAAATCTTAAAACTTTTTCCATAGGCCTATAGTAGCCTCTACAGAAGCGCTGTCTCTATCCTCTAAAAATAGATCAGCTCTTTAAAAGCTGATCTTTTCTTTAAAGGCAAGTTTTTACTTAAGAGAGCCTACTTAGGAAAGAATTAAATTTTGTTTTTAATTTATAGGCCTAAATTTTTAAAAAGGCAGTGAATTTAGGCCTCCTTTTTAAACCTTCCACTCTTCCTCTTCCGCCTCAGTCATATTTTCTGAAGAAGATGAATGGGAAGAAGAGCTTTTCACCTGTTCTGTTTTTTTAAAAAGAGCTTCCATTAGAGGAGAACTAGACTGGGGTTTGCTAGGCTTTTCATTGGGTTTAATAGAGTTAAGCTTTTTGCCTTCTATAATTTGTTGCATAAGGGCTGCCCTATCGATGGGTTGCCCTTGGGAGCTATTCCCTTTTTTAACTTGTGTAGCCTCGTGAGGATAATTTTTTTCTTTTTTAACCGCAAAGGTCGGCTGGCTATCCTCTAAGTTTATTGGCTGGCTGCTATCTTTTGGGCTTCCCATGTCTTCTTCTACCTCTTCTTCCTCTTCGTCAGAATCATGCATGGCTAATCGACGTTTCATGAGGTGCTCTACGATGTCGTAATCTTGCTTCTTTACTGTTTCCTTACTTAATCCTGAGGAAGAAAGCTTCTGGTGAGCCACCGATTGAGTAATCTCCGTGGTTTTCAAAAAAGATGGAGGGGGAGGAGCAGTAGGAATAGCTATGCTAGTCTGCAGGGTATCTTTTGTTGGTAAAGAGGGAGGAGGAGGTGGCGCTAAAGGAACGTTGCTAGCTAAACTTTCTTCGCGCAGGGAAGATGGTGAGGGAGTGAAGGCTAATTCTTGGGCAGTAGGCTCCTTTATTGAATGGATTTCAGGAGGTAAAGAGATATTTGCTTGCTCTTCTTGTTTTTGCATACCCCTGGTTTTTTCATCGTCTGGGGGCGAAGCTGTGATTTCTTTTGCTAGAAATGGCGAGGCCACCGGTTGTGCCCGAAGACCTATTAAAATAGAGATAGAGCCTTCCTTTACCTCTACTTGACCAGAAATCCAAGGCCTAACAAGCTTTTCTATGCTTCTTGAACCTCCATTTATTACGGAACTATTTTTTATCTCTCCTTTGTTTTCCGCTCTTGTGAAGATGGATTTAACAAGATTTATGATTTTAATCACATGGTTATTCATCCGCTTAATAAAATCACTCTCTTTTCCTTTCATGGCTGCTTGTCGGTGAGAAGGAATATGTACAGCTGGATCTTTTTTTTCCTTGAAAGAAGCTTTTTCTTGAGTTAAAAGCGCAGCTTTTGGATCAAAGCTAGGAATACGAAAATCATTCATAAATCTCTCCAAACATTACCATTTATAAAAGCTTAATTAAATTATTTTATAAAAATTAAACCATCTAAATTTATTATAACATAATTCATATATTTTAATTAAAATTTATTAATTTTAGATAACAAATGAAGATTAAACAATTGAAGTAATCAAGAAAAAAAGAGTCATTCATTCTCTCTTTACGCTTTATTTCCTATCTACTATACTTCGCCCACTTAATCAGGAGATCTTTTACCATGACCATTCCCTCAGCACCCGGCGTGTTTGATATTTTGCCTATAAGTATAGAAGAGCCTTGGCGTAATTCCTACCTATGGAATTATATTGAAAATATTATACGGGAGACTGCTACCTCGTATGGTTATAAAGAGATACGTACTCCTATTTTTGAAAGAACTGAACTGTTTATACGAGGAGTAGGTGAATCAAGTGATATCGTCTCCAAAGAAATGTATACCTTTCAAGATAAAGGAGATAGATCTCTTACCTTACGCCCTGAAGGAACAGCTCCTGTCATTCGAGCTTTTATTGAGCATCAACTTCATACTCAAGCCCCTATCCATAAGATGTTTTATATAGGGCCTATGTTTCGTTATGAGCGCTCTCAAGCTGGGCGTTATCGTCAGCATCATCAATTTGGTGCTGAGGCAATAGGAATTTCAGCGGCAGAGCAAGATGCCGAACTTATCGATTTAGTTTATAATGTCTATCAAAAATTGGGATTAAAGAATCTACAGGTTCATATTAATTCTTTAGGCAATCCAGAAAGCCGCAAATTATTTAAAGCTTCTTTGCAAGCTTATCTAAAGGGCCGTTATGAGCAGTTGTCTAAGGATAGTCAGCGGCGTTTTACCCTCAATCCGTTAAGAATTTTTGACTCTAAAGAGCCTCAAGACCAAGCCATTATAAAAGATGCTCCTCATATATTAGACTTTTTAGACGAAGAGAGTGCTACACACTTTGCAGCAGTTAAACGCCTCCTCAATAAGCTCCACATTCCTTATTCTATTAACCCAAGGCTTGTACGTGGCCTTGATTACTATAATAAAACTGTATTTGAAATTACTTCTGGCGAGTTAGGCGCTCAAAATAGTGTAGGAGGAGGAGGTCGCTATGATGGTTTAATGAAAACCTTGGGTGGACCCGATCTGCCTACTATAGGATTTGGAACGGGCCTTGAAAGAATTTTACAAACCATGTTAAAGCAACAAACTTGGATCCCACCTGCTCCGGCTTTAGAGGTTTTTCTTATCCCTCTGGGAGAACAAGCTAAAGAAGTGTGTTTTTCTCTTTTGCAGGACTTGCGTCTCCATGGCATTCCTAGTGACATGGATTTGAGCGGTAAAAAATTAGCCAAGGTCATGCACTATGCGAATCAGCTACAGGCAAAACATGTGGTCATTATAGGGGAAGAAGAGCTTAAAAACCAAGAAGTTAACCTTAAAAATATGCATTCAGGAGAAAGCGTAAAAATTCCTTTAAACAACCTAGCAAAAATCTTAAGGCTTGATTTTAAAAATGAGGATTTTTTGAAATTAATAATGGATATTAGTCAATCTTTAAAAAATTCTCACGCTGTGGAATTTTTTATCCAGAAACTAGAGCATAAAGTAGAAAGCACTCAAGAAATGGTAGAGGGCCTTAAAGAGACAATGTTAAAAATGAAAAAAATTACTGATTGTTAGAGGAGTTATATGGTTACTTATCGCCGCACATTTAATTGTGGCAGCTTACGAAAAGAAAATATTGGGCAGGCGGTTACCTTGGCCGGATGGGTTCATCGTCGCCGGGATCATGGAGGCTTAATATTTATTGATTTGCGTGATCGATTTGGCCTTACCCAGCTGGTTTTTGATCCTGAAAAAAATCCTCAAGCTCATAGGGATAGCGAAAAGCTACGCTCAGAGTATGTTATCGCCATTCAAGGAACAGTTATCCCCCGGCAAGAAGGCATGGCAAATTTAAAGCTTTCCACAGGGGAAATTGAAGTGCAAGTTCTTACAATTGAATTGCTTTCTAAAGCCAAGACACCTCCTTTTTCTATCTGCGATGAACAGATTGAAGTGAATGAGGAATTACGTCTTAAATATCGCTACCTTGATATTCGACGTGGTGAGATCGCCAACAGGCTTGTTAAAAGGCATCAAGCGATGTTAGCGACAAGGCATTATCTGGATGAAAATGGATTCCTTGAAATTTCTACCCCACTTTTAGGAAAATCCACCCCTGAAGGAGCCCGCGATTATTTAGTCCCTTCTCGCATTTACCCTGGGTCCTTCTTTGCTCTTCCTCAGTCTCCGCAGATATTTAAGCAGCTATTAATGGTAGCTGGCATGGATCGTTATTTTCAGATAGCCCCTTGTTTTCGTGATGAAGATCTACGTGCAGATCGCCAGCCAGAGTTTACCCAAATAGACCTAGAAATGAGCTTCGGAACAGCAGAAGATCTCATCCCTCTCATTGAAGGCTTATTAAATAAAATTTTTAAAGCTTGTAATGAAATGGATATTCCTATGGGTTTTCGCC
Encoded here:
- the uhpC gene encoding MFS transporter family glucose-6-phosphate receptor UhpC produces the protein MNWLLRLLRPAPYLPEIQDQEKVKHLYNYWRIRILYSMFIGYAFYYFTRKSFTFAMPGIIAELGFDKSQLGILASIFSITYGFSKFASGIISDRSNARYFMAFGLIITGIINILFGLSSNLFLFAIFWGLNGWFQGFGWPPCARFLTHWYSQSERGSWWSTWNVSHNVGAFLIPWIVGFCAYYFGGWRAAMYVPGMICILGGFYLINRLRDTPQSLGLPPIEKFRNDYSGNGSQAEDEQLSAREVLVEYVLKNKYIWMLAISYFFVYFVRTGINDWTALYLIETKGYNQLSANGCVSLFEVGGFFGSLAAGWASDYFFSAKRGPVNVLFAVLMFIAIAFFWFVPAGYPLVDSAAMFTIGFAIFGPQMLIGVACAELSHKKAAASSTGFAGTFAYMGAAVAGYPLGKVTQEMGWDGFFWCLGISCIIAVLLLLPLWAISENKKLVTAKSRS
- the hisS gene encoding histidine--tRNA ligase, which produces MTIPSAPGVFDILPISIEEPWRNSYLWNYIENIIRETATSYGYKEIRTPIFERTELFIRGVGESSDIVSKEMYTFQDKGDRSLTLRPEGTAPVIRAFIEHQLHTQAPIHKMFYIGPMFRYERSQAGRYRQHHQFGAEAIGISAAEQDAELIDLVYNVYQKLGLKNLQVHINSLGNPESRKLFKASLQAYLKGRYEQLSKDSQRRFTLNPLRIFDSKEPQDQAIIKDAPHILDFLDEESATHFAAVKRLLNKLHIPYSINPRLVRGLDYYNKTVFEITSGELGAQNSVGGGGRYDGLMKTLGGPDLPTIGFGTGLERILQTMLKQQTWIPPAPALEVFLIPLGEQAKEVCFSLLQDLRLHGIPSDMDLSGKKLAKVMHYANQLQAKHVVIIGEEELKNQEVNLKNMHSGESVKIPLNNLAKILRLDFKNEDFLKLIMDISQSLKNSHAVEFFIQKLEHKVESTQEMVEGLKETMLKMKKITDC